One genomic region from Colletotrichum lupini chromosome 7, complete sequence encodes:
- a CDS encoding kelch domain-containing protein has translation MADSARSSDKNPRSPLKSKVVRSQKISPPNDSRPPPPGVPDDLEDFSDRDIEQHRRVPSAPGGPIISRSHTPGHLASKSQDRRRKPSELSIRQRSQSASQAQASQQSRTTPTSANTPRPPPPSFRPSNTASDATTLNSNDGSESTGGHGSDRDGRRPIAMRSTSAIAAKPSSLPLSSSSTRQLSTTVSSRSAPKGQHIPFPPLQDPKTAPDVPPAPSSGMYWSRAPVSGAPHTSLRAHTTTLVGSNIFVFGGCDSRACFNELYVFDADAFYWSVPHVTGEIPVPLRAMTCTAVGKKLVIFGGGDGPAYYNDIYVLDTTNFRWHRPKIIGDRVPSKRRAHTACFYKNGIYIFGGGDGVRALNDVWRLDVSDMNKMSWKLVSGPERAPPPGVRETRPKPRGYHTANMVGSKLIIFGGSDGGECFNDVWVYDVDAHIWKAVSIPQTYRRLSHTATLVGSYLFIVGGHDGNEYSNDVLLLNLVTMTWDRRRVYGLPPSGRGYHGTVLYDSRLFIIGGFDGSEVFSDVWMLELAVHAYYSQISHFTIEV, from the coding sequence ATGGCTGATTCGGCCAGGTCCTCGGACAAGAACCCCCGGTCCCCCCTCAAGTCCAAGGTTGTACGCTCTCAGAAGATCTCTCCGCCCAACGATTCCCGGCCCCCACCACCAGGCGTTCCCGACGATCTCGAGGACTTCAGCGACCGCGACATCGAGCAGCACCGCCGTGTTCCCTCCGCTCCGGGAGGACCCATAATCTCGCGTTCCCATACGCCCGGTCACCTTGCCTCCAAGAGTCAAGACCGTCGCCGCAAACCTTCCGAACTCTCCATTCGCCAGCGCTCCCAGTCGGCGTCCCAGGCCCAGGCCTCACAACAGTCTCGTACGACACCCACGAGCGCGAATACCCCTAGGCCTCCGCCACCGTCCTTCCGGCCGAGCAATACTGCCAGCGATGCCACGACGCTGAACAGCAACGATGGCTCCGAATCTACCGGTGGCCACGGCTCCGACCGTGACGGCCGCCGCCCTATCGCCATGCGCTCCACATCTGCCATAGCCGCAAAGCCTTCTTCGCTCCCTCTCTCGTCATCCTCAACGCGCCAGCTCTCGACGACAGTATCCTCAAGATCCGCTCCCAAAGGTCAACATATCCCCTTTCCGCCCCTCCAGGACCCAAAGACTGCGCCAGATGTACCTCCGGCCCCATCATCAGGCATGTACTGGTCGCGAGCGCCCGTCTCAGGGGCTCCCCATACGTCACTTCGCGCTCACACGACCACGCTTGTCGGATCCAACATATTTGTGTTTGGAGGCTGCGACTCACGCGCCTGTTTCAAcgagctctacgtctttgatGCAGATGCCTTCTACTGGTCCGTACCGCACGTTACCGGCGAGATCCCTGTGCCACTGCGCGCAATGACCTGCACAGCTGTCGGCAAAAAGCTGGTGATTTTTGGCGGTGGCGATGGGCCCGCCTATTACAATGATATATACGTTCTAGACACGACAAATTTCAGGTGGCACCGGCCAAAGATTATAGGCGACCGTGTCCCCTCCAAACGTCGCGCGCACACAGCCTGCTTCTACAAGAACGGCATCTACATCTTTGGAGGCGGTGATGGGGTTCGCGCTCTCAACGATGTCTGGCGCCTCGACGTTAGCGATATGAACAAGATGTCATGGAAGCTTGTCTCCGGGCCGGAGCGGGCCCCGCCCCCGGGCGTCCGGGAGACTCGCCCGAAGCCCCGCGGCTACCACACCGCCAACATGGTGGGAAGCAAGCTGATCATCTTTGGCGGCTCCGATGGCGGCGAGTGCTTCAACGACGTGTGGGTCTACGACGTCGACGCCCATATCTGGAAAGCCGTGTCCATCCCGCAGACCTACCGCCGCCTATCACATACGGCCACCCTCGTCGGCTCCTATCTATTCATTGTTGGTGGACACGATGGTAACGAGTACTCCAACGATGTCCTGCTGCTTAACCTCGTTACCATGACGTGGGATCGTCGGCGCGTCTATGGATTGCCGCCTAGTGGCCGTGGATATCACGGCACCGTTCTGTATGATAGCCGTCTGTTCATCATTGGTGGATTTGACGGCAGCGAAGTGTTTAGCGATGTCTGGATGTTGGAACTGGCTGTGCACGCGTATTATTCCCAGATTAGCCACTTCACTATTGAGGTCTAA